In the genome of Metabacillus litoralis, the window TCAATTCTATATTGATTAAGTTAAGGAGTTGACTTTGAAATGATATCAGCAAAAACAAGTACAAACACATCTGTTTCTTATTCGACAAAGAAGCGGTTTACTAAAACAACCCTCATCGGTTGGTCCTTTATCACATTAGCTTCGGCGTTAATCTGCATTTTTTACTTTTATCCAATGGTTCATGCGTTAATCATGTCTTTCCAATCAGGAACAGGGACAAATTTGACATTTACAGGGCTTGATAACTATGCACGATTATTAAAGGATCCGACGTTTATCACAGCTGTAAAGAATACGGTTATTTATTTAATTATTCAAGTGCCGGTTATGATTTTTCTAGCCTTATTTTTATCTGTTCTACTAAATGATAAAAATTTGAAATTTAAAGGATTTTTTCGTACCGCGATCTTTTTACCATGTGTAACATCGCTTGTTGCATATTCTGTTATTTTTAAGTATTTATTTGGTGTTGATGGCATTATTAACATGATGTTAATGAAGCTTTCCTTTGTTTCAGAGCCAATACAATGGTTAACAGATCCTTTTTGGGCAAAAATCACGATTGTTATCGCCATTACTTGGCGTTGGACTGGTTATAATATGATCTTTTATTTATCATCACTGCAAAATATTGATTCTTCCATCTATGAAGCTGCCAAAATTGATGGAGCATCTTCCATTCAACAATTTTTTAAGATTACAATCCCAATGTTAAAGCCGATTATTCTTTTTACATCGATTACTTCAACAATCGGAACTCTGCAATTATTTGATGAAGTTATGAATATTACAAAAGGTGGTCCTGGTAATGCAACGATGACAATCTCTCAATATATTTATAATCTTTCATTTAAATATACGCCAGACTTTGGTTATGCAGCGACCGTGTCGTATGCCATTGTCATAATGATTGTGATTTTCTCTATTATTCAATTTAAAGTGGCAGGTGATCGAAATGCTTAAGAAAGTATTTAGTTACGGAGTTTTAATTGTGGCGACGATTGTATCAATTTTTCCGTTTTTATGGATGGTTGTTTCAGCAACAAATAAGTCGGTTGATGTTACACAAGGAAGATTATTGCCAGGTGCACACTTTGTGGAGAATGTTAAAAATTTATTAGCTACAGTCGATATTGTTCCAGCTTTAATTAATTCGGCAAAGGTATCAATTTCAACAACCATTCTATCGCTATTAATTGCATCACTAGCTGGGTATGGATTTGAGATTTTTAAAAGCAAATCAAAGGATGTTGTGTTTAATATTCTACTTCTATCCATGATGATCCCATTTGCTGCGTTAATGGTTCCTTTATTCCGTATGTTTGGTACGATTTCACAAACAGCTCCTTTCTTAGGGATTGATACATTAACAGCCGCGGTGTTACCAACACTTACAACTGCATTTTTAATCTTTTTCTTTCGTCAAAGTACAAAAATGTTTCCAAAGGATATTCTTGAAGCAGGTCGAATTGATGGATTAAGTGAGTTAGGTGTATTTTTTAGAATTTATGTCCCAACGATGAAAACAACGTATGCAGCAGCAGCGATTATTACATTTATGGCAAGCTGGAATAACTATTTATGGCCTCTTGTTGTGTTGCAATCTCCTGAAAAGCAA includes:
- a CDS encoding carbohydrate ABC transporter permease — its product is MLKKVFSYGVLIVATIVSIFPFLWMVVSATNKSVDVTQGRLLPGAHFVENVKNLLATVDIVPALINSAKVSISTTILSLLIASLAGYGFEIFKSKSKDVVFNILLLSMMIPFAALMVPLFRMFGTISQTAPFLGIDTLTAAVLPTLTTAFLIFFFRQSTKMFPKDILEAGRIDGLSELGVFFRIYVPTMKTTYAAAAIITFMASWNNYLWPLVVLQSPEKQTIPLLISTLGSSYAPDFGVIMTAIVIATLPAALIFFIMQKHFVAGMMGSVK
- a CDS encoding carbohydrate ABC transporter permease, whose amino-acid sequence is MISAKTSTNTSVSYSTKKRFTKTTLIGWSFITLASALICIFYFYPMVHALIMSFQSGTGTNLTFTGLDNYARLLKDPTFITAVKNTVIYLIIQVPVMIFLALFLSVLLNDKNLKFKGFFRTAIFLPCVTSLVAYSVIFKYLFGVDGIINMMLMKLSFVSEPIQWLTDPFWAKITIVIAITWRWTGYNMIFYLSSLQNIDSSIYEAAKIDGASSIQQFFKITIPMLKPIILFTSITSTIGTLQLFDEVMNITKGGPGNATMTISQYIYNLSFKYTPDFGYAATVSYAIVIMIVIFSIIQFKVAGDRNA